The genomic DNA TATTATTAATTCGGTAGATGAATTAGAGAATGCCCTAATGTTTTCTTTATATAAATCTAGAAGTTATAAGCTACCAATAAATATAGTTATTCCACAGAAGATAAAAACTAACTTTAACAAAAATAACATTTCAATAGATTATAACTTTGAATATATAAAACCAACAATAAATAAAACAAATGGGATAGATATTTTATCACTAAAAAATAGATTAATTGACATAGAAGATGATTTTAAAAACTTAAAGAAAAAACATAATAATATCATTTATTATATTCCGCAATTAAGAGAAAATGATGAAAAAGACTACAATTTTTCATCTAAAGTTTTCTTAGAAGAAGATAAATATAGACAACCAGATTTTAAATTCAAATTAGATAATATACTCTGCCCGGGATGTCCCTTTCTTATACTTCACAATAATAAAAAATTACAATATGATGAAATCTATACAAGTATTGATTGTGGTGATATTAAAGATATTTTTTCAATAAAAAAATGCACCCTATTTGACTTTATAGGCATTAAAAATAATAAACATTCACTCTTCATTGGCAATTTAACAGAAATCGAAAGTGAACTAAACTGTGAAAATATAATATTTTTAAACAATATGGATATTAAGCATAAAAAAAATTATGCTAAAATAGATAAAGAGATAAATATTTTTGATTATAGTTGTAATAA from Deferribacterota bacterium includes the following:
- a CDS encoding 4Fe-4S binding protein; its protein translation is MEILESLLVEFESKFKFNIIYKEHNFPFYNGKVTFSGLPANKAMLILKNASTGGNNILAFLFNTPNIPLIDYTIENSFILITLSATFISIPTIIINSVDELENALMFSLYKSRSYKLPINIVIPQKIKTNFNKNNISIDYNFEYIKPTINKTNGIDILSLKNRLIDIEDDFKNLKKKHNNIIYYIPQLRENDEKDYNFSSKVFLEEDKYRQPDFKFKLDNILCPGCPFLILHNNKKLQYDEIYTSIDCGDIKDIFSIKKCTLFDFIGIKNNKHSLFIGNLTEIESELNCENIIFLNNMDIKHKKNYAKIDKEINIFDYSCNNILKKKPLKVTRKKCLCINKGKYPECIAKTHCPALFIEDNTVNIDESLCVGCKVCKILCPYGAIK